The Glycine soja cultivar W05 chromosome 9, ASM419377v2, whole genome shotgun sequence sequence ATGTCGCAAACGAGAATTGTCATCTGCACTTCATGTCTACTTCAAGGACTGGTTATATGGTAACTATCATTTGTTGTCTTTCAGATCCAATTTATAACTTAACTTTTCAACAAGTACTTGTAGgagatgaaagctaaaattgtGATGAAGCTAAAATTCATCAAGCTTCTAAAAAAGGGAGAAGTTTCAATCAGCTGAAAGGCAATTCATGAGCAGTATATTATAAAAGGAGAGGATTGGTACAAAGGGGGTTGCTCTAATGAATTGCTATTTTCAAGAGGAAGTTAAGTAGATAATGCTAATATCTTAAAAGTGGGCGATGAAGTGAGGGCCAAAGTTGTCGGTATTGATTGGTGAGATTCACAATAGTTGTGCTTTTTACACAAATTTTCTGTTGATATTCTTGCTGGTTGACTAAATCCATGCTTTGATATCATTGGGTTTAAGTGTAGTAAAGTTGCATGTTTTGCTTTGTTGTGAACCAACTATTTCAAAAGATCTTGGGCtatgtttggataaaagttGGTTTGGAAATTCCAATGCACATTCATGAATTCCAAAACataaaatggagaaggaagaatttGTCATTTTGTTGCTTTGGGAGTAAAACTAAAAGTACTTTTGAACTCCATCAACTAACATCTAAACATGCACTAAGCTAttgaatgaatgcacaaatgatttttatatctaACTTGTCTCTTCGTCCATGAGCTCTTTGGACTTGAAGCATGGAAATTACAAACAATAATACCTTTCCTTGTGTTAAAATTTAGCTTTTCTTTAGAAAAATGAGGGCAACTATGGAACATGTGGTTATAGAGCCTTTTATACCATGTCATAAAATGCCTggtattttatttctattttgctACATTTTGTCTTGTGTGTTTATGGAAATCATTTTTTGACTTATCTAAGTTATTGCAGGGGAAAATCAAGGATTAACCTATCAATTAGACAGCTAGAAGAAGATCCACTCTTAGAAACTCTGGACAAAGTAATACCTCAGGTTTGTATTGACATAAACTATACATACATGGATGGTATATAAACATGTCACGTGTGTGagcaaattattttactaatgAATTGCTTTGCTAAAACAGGGCTAAAGGAACATCTTAGATGCTCACATGATGTGCATTACTGCAAGATGTGACAATTATTACTACATCATATGGAATACCCTTTTTCTTGGGTTTATACATATTTGCTTATGTTTTATAATCTTTCCAACGATGACTAAATCAAATCAGTTACAAATTCAGTCTCATTTGCATCTACATTTAATCAAACAAGAGATGCGTTTAAGTGCTTCCAATTTGTGGCAACAACAGCTTGGCACTTGGGTATGCTTGTACTCATCCACCTCTCTTTGACATCCTAATGCATAAATCAATCACAccaaatataatttcaatttacatcctaaatacaatttttaagagcaactaaaaaacacaaaattagggaCTTTGTGTAACTTAAATACCATATACACTTTGTAAcacctaataaataaataaaactaactaataatatcaatatttatGTGGTGCAGAcataattttcaagaaaaaaaccaAATATACAGCAAAATGTATCCTGCGGAAGAAGTTTGGTAGGTTCTTCCGCGAGAAGGATTGAAAGCCTGCGGAAGAAGGTTCCGCAGGTTCTTCCGCGAGAACAAAATGGAGCCAGCGGAAGAAGGTGTTCTTCCGCGGGTTGCTGCGGAAGAAAGGTGAAAGGTTCTTCCGCGGGTGCCAGCGGAAGAAGgtgaagaaggttcttccgcttTCACACacgcggaagaaggttcttctcgCGGAAGAACTTCGTCTTCAACCTCCACCACCAAAACACAACAATGTCGTCAATCCTAAGGCCATTTACGCGATTCAAACACATTGGTGGTTAGAAAACTAACCTCGATGGCGGAAGAAGAAGGGAACGAAAGCCTGTGGAGGAGAGGATCCAAATTTCAAACGTCCTACCAAATGACGAACAAATCTGCTACCAAATGACGAAGAAACGTCCTACCAAATcagcaagaaaagaaatttgaaaTGTCCGCGCAGGAAGAacgaagaagacgaagaagaaagGGGGAGGAAGCTTTGCTTGCTGGGTGCACGGGGGAAGAAGAAAGGGCGGAAGAtgcagcttttttttttttttttaaatatattaacttttctttttttaaatgaagggtattTTTGGTAGTTACTTGAATTGCTGAGTGCACCAGCAATtctgctgggtgcacctagcaacagccatgaaatttaattagaatgaaGGGATGAGATGGGACTTTAGTTAAGCGGGTTAGAATAGTAAATGCGTGTTTAAAACTATAGATAGATGAGTATAGTGTAAATGAACCATTTGCTTCCTGAATTTGTATTTCGAtgtgattttagtttttgacactaagaaaaaatgtaaataaatatttgaaatttttagaattttatttttgctaaatatataaattttccaTTTTGATGCCTAAACTTATGTTATTATTGTCATTTTGTATAGCTTTGGTTTATTAGTATTTATGGTCATTGATGTCTGTAAATACATCTTAACCATTGTTATTCTTAGATGGGAAGcttttcttgctcttcttttcgtATATGGGTTTGGGTATTTTTTGTATCCCTTActtgtatatttatattttgagaaaaatgggttatacactaaaataattttacatagatatttaatcattattcattatgtatgataaattttttatttttataataattacttaaaatatatataaatgataatttttaattaaaggttaatataaaattgtttacaCTGATAATATATGaccattaaattttttactgattaaaaagaattttcaaaTTAGGGACCAAAACGAGAAAAGGGAGTTGATTTTAgggaataaataaaattctagaaaatttaaaaacttatttaatttttaaatttgtttaactaAAATGACACTGAAATATAAATTCAAGAActaattattgattttgtaaaataaaaaaaaactaattactgATGGGTGTATGAGGTAGCtcaatttgttttgtttaatttgtgatGACTCACATAATCACATTTATATGTAGGGAATTGCTTTGAGCATTTAACATTTTTACTAAGACATCTAGCTGCATAGGTGAAAAGGACTAAAATATCTTTCACATTTTCTTTAAATAcgaattgacaatccgtataaGTCATATGAAATGTCAACccatatgagtttttttttaattatttttaaaaaaaataaaattaaaagctatttttaaaaaactcataCAAATTgttgatccgtatgagtcataTGGATTGACAATTGACAATCCATATGACTCATAAGATCATTAatctatatgattttttttaaaaatttcatacgGATTAATGACCTGTATGAGTGATATGTCAATTCATATGACTAATACAAATCATCAACctgtatgaattttttaaatttttttaattatttttgtaaaaaaattattaattttttttaaaaagaaactcATACGGATTGATGATTCGTGACTCATATGAATTATCAATccatatgagttttttttaattattaaaaaataattttttttatatgttagcaatagtttagaaattttataaatattgatttggtaatattatttaaaacatactAAACAACCACCAAACTTCATCATATATCCTTAACAAAACATATGCACCACCGACGACAACAAACGTACACCAACAAAAGGTAATGGAAGCAAGTTTCAATTGTGAAGTGAGGTTTTACGAAAACAAAAAGGCGCTgcagaaatgaaaaaagaaatatgttatttataaccTAGAATTTCTATAAGGACAGTTTTAGCATTTTGGAAAACTGCTGGGTGTACTAACAAAAATATTGGGTGCCCAAAGCATTTCCCTTATACGTATTGGACTAGACTAACAGGCCTTTTTTTTGTATAGTCCGCATTTAATCCAACTAACTCgcgagtgttgctaggtgcacccagcattcttaaaaaatgataaaattgttcTTGCTTGGTTTTCCTcctacggatcaacttgatccgtaacagaaaaaataattataatatactttaaagatacaacatatttatttataatataattaaatatattttttattttattaattataatatatttataaatattgatttattataaataattaattttttaatatatttttttagaataaatttgtttagaagatgatattaaaatacttactgagtcccattataattattgtttaaggttattttatacatattaataaaaatcaataaatacataaaagataatattataaagaattcatcatatcattaatattataaagaatataaaaaaaataattagtattatattaaaaattaaaatactaactagTTTATAgtacatttttttacatgatcattagtataagtgggaaaatagtaattataagagaatttaaaaatattagtacgttatataaaataaggatCTTAGATAACGAATgatgtccattttttgtttaatttttttttacacctttttcaacttctttatttcaattatatttaaagtcatatttcaaattattttttattagttggtaaactaagttaactagaccatttataataatttacatatactataactaagttaactagaccattttaataacacgcgtgtatatagacacaaatggaatacacaatcaatgaaaataaataaaactaacattactaatgaaaataaataaaaccaacaatacTCATGAAATGAGTTTATGTACAATATCTGTATATACAtggaatatcaatataaaatatgtacataAACTACGCCTGATCCGTGCGCCGCTTGCGTCTAGACCTAACATATACAAGATGGTCATGTGTCACACTCCTGGCCAACCTGAGGCATTCTTCGATCACCTCATGTGTCGATGAGCCAGGCGTGACCACCCCTAGACTCAGATGGTGCTCCAACCTCTCAGCAATGTCATCACAAACTTCCTGttacatacaaaacaaactaattacacaaattattatgcaaatattgaggtaagggacgtaaattattagtattacttaccactgcatgtctggGCTCCTCCGCAAATGTCGACGATGCTCCTGGCTCCGGCACGCGAGGGATATTCGTCTGTGGGGTCTGAGGGACGACTCAGGGCTGCGGGGCGTGACCATGAGGCAGAGGATCTAATGTATGGCCTGGTGTCATGAAAGGATGGGAGATGCGGAAGAACCAGTCCATGTAGTCACTGGAACACGCCCCTGACACAACGCATACCTCACCTGCGGGAACGATATGATCCTCGTAGTGCATTTACCTGTCGTGTATATCATCATACGAGACCCATGAATCGACAGGAGGAGCAGGAATGGTCTGCGTGTAGCCAAACTGCCGCACGACCCTCTCTGGTCGGTAATAAACAGCAACAGGCCCCAGCGCAAGAGACCGGAATAGCATGATCTGACGTGGAAGTCCCGGACCTCTCGGTGCTCCCCATAAGGGATCCAACAGACATTCGGAATCCGGAGTCGGTCCAGGCGCTCCCTGTACGCCGGCGTACGAATGCTCTTCACGGTCTTCTTGGTCGCAATCCACCTACACGCACGCGGAGAATCCTCGTCGTACTCCTGATCAGCAGTGGAGTCCGCAACTGAGGGAAAGTGCTCATAAATCCAGCACTACAGATGtaacatcaaaattataaacattaataatgaaagtgtaacaaaatttaaagttgaacaTTATTGAGGCTGAacgaataaaaaacatatttgttaccTGCAGCAGTGTGATGTAACCGCCGAGCTGTCGGCTGTGGCTCATAGATGCATCGTTCAGCTAGTCATACATATGCACCAAAGCAGCCACTCCCCAAGCGTACCTCTCCGTCATACTAAGGTCACGAAGGGCCTCCAAGTAGACAACATGGACattggttgcactcttgttagcaaacagaGTGCAACCCAGAAAGTGAAGAAGATATGCGCGAGCCGCAGCTGTCCAATGACCTGCCTGGCATCGACGCTCATATATATCACGCACCCATTGCAGGCGTACGTACGGTCCGCGACACTGGACTGTCTCAGCCCTAGCAGACTCTGGAGAGACCATCAACAAGTCCACCAACATCTGAACCGCATCGTCCACATGCAAGGGCTCAAATGAGTGTAAGTCGCCAATAACGGGAAGATGGAGAAGAGAGGAGACGTCGTCCAATGTGATGGTGAGCTCTCCCACCGGGAGATGGAAACTAGACGTCTCCCAGTGCCACTACTCCACAAACGCGGAAAAAAGTCCCTGATCGCCGGTGTCTACCGAACACGCGATTAGAGGACTTAGTCCTGTACCAGCAACAAGTCCCTCAATGACAGAGACAGACCTACCTAAACTGTGGACCTTCCTCCCATGAGAGGATAGCTTCAATTCAGGACactcctgaattgaagtataaaggaacgcaaaattcgttaaaatcatcatttaaaggaaaactaattacaagtaactaaaattaaatagtataaatacCTCTCCCGTCCATACGCTGCAAGCAACGTGATTCGCATACAGGGTCAACACGGATGGGTCGCTCGGACCACCCGAAAATTCCTCATGCGCGTCCTCAGCAGGCTCTGCGCCTGTGTCCGCAGGAAAGTCCGCAGGAATGTCCTCTACAGAAGCTGGTGCCTCCATCGAGTCATCCTGAACATCTGGCGCAGGGATGACTAGCTCATCGACGTGATCCGCAGTCACAGCGACTCGCTGCCTCCGTGCGGATGCAGTAGGCCGTCGACACTGCGGAGCATCATCGGAATCATCACGATCTCCTCTGCCGACACCTCTGCTAGTAACCTGACCTAAGGCACGACCTAATCCTCTGGTCttaaccatgatctgcaaatgagtGACGCAAATTCAATCACCCATTTCATTCACTCAAATTTCATTGGTCTAACGCAAATTTCATTGACTGGAAGTCGCGCAAGCTGTTAGGCTTTCAAGAAAGGCATGTCAAGAAAGGCTACACATGTTAGGCTTTTATCGGGTTAGTTTTTATTCAGTACACTATATGATTGAATGGAAATTGATTATGGATCctaatattattgatattaGATGAACAAagccaaagaaagaagaaatcaatcttcttaatattagATGAACAAagccaaagaaagaagaaatcaaCCTTATGTGGACTGGTCAAGCTTTATGCTTATTCATTTGGTTCAACCTATAAAGGAAGTACATGGTCATAACTTAGTTAAAGGATACTTTATCCTTTATGAGCTATTTCTTTTCTAAGGATACTCTATCCTttatggtcataacttagttaaaggaagaaatggaagcaACTACTCATTTGGTTCAACCTATACTGGCAGTGAAGTGCATTCCTATGAGCCCCAAGCaatattaattgaaatattaacTACTAAGTAGTTTACCAAGTGTTTTTATGATTCATTCTAATATCTCATGCAATTTGTGATAAAATAATGTTTAGTGTAGCCCAAAGTAAATTCAAGGATCTCGAGGTTGTGATTAAATTTAAAGTCCCTTTTATTAATTGAgaatttgtgttttgtttctctaccttttatgttttcaatttttgaaatttaattgatGATTATGATAGGGTTTTGGGAATTGAATTAGTATTAGCATTAGGTGATAGAATGGCTACTTAATTGATGACCAAAATGCTTATTGCTCTAAAGTTTGATATAAAACCATTTGTATGGAATAGTTGGTTCATCATTTGTGATATTATATTATAGCCGACCATGTGGCTTAGAGTTCTAAATAACTTAAGGTTTTGGGATAGTTGGTTCATGATTCCAAATGCATTTCTTCACATACAGGCTCAGAGGTTCTAAGCAAACTACCATCATGCCAAATTCCTAGTTCTATCATGTCAAATTCCTATTTCCTAGTTTAATCCATTAATTGCAAGTATTTGCATCTATCTAAGGTATGAATTTAGGTACAAGAAGCTGCAGATTGCTATTCGTTGTTGTTCTCCTCTAATTTggattttctatttctattcatTGTTGTTCTCCTCTAATTAAATTGTTAGATATGAATTTAGGTACAAGAAGTTGCAGATTGCTTGGGTGCTGACTGTGTGCCTCGATATGTTGAGATGAAGCACATGGAAGTTGGCTTATAGGGATATCAATTATATTGGTCATAACTTAGTTAAAGGAAGTACATGGAAGTTGGCTTATATGAAGCACATGGAAGTTGGCTTATAGGGATATCAATCATATTGGTCATAACTTAGTTAAAGGAAGTACATGGAAGTTGGCTTATATGGAAGCACATGGAAGTTAGCTTATAGGGATATCAATCATATTAGTCATAACTTAGTTAAAGGAATGAATTTGTATGTAATCACATAAAAGGCAATTACATATTCgcattaaatcaaataaagtaTTTAGCAAATAATTAGCATACATTCATGGCAATTTGTATGAAACAGTAGATATTCATGAcactatttatcaaatatttagcaTACATTCAGAGGtatcaaataatatttggcaattttttaattaaaatcaaactgTGAGTTTTATGGATCAGGTGATCCGTAAAGTATATTGAGTATTTTACAGATCAAGTGATCCGTAAACTACTCAACATActttacggatcaagtgatcCGTAAATATTTtctggatcaagttgatccggaagatgcttacggatcacttgatccgtaaagCTCCCAGCGATTTCCGACAGCGGTTTCTGTCATCGCCGGCAACACTGGACCATAAAAAGCTAAGGTTCACGGTGCTTACCTCGACGGTGGACGCGCTAACCTCCTCAACGATCGTTGCTCTTCGCGGAAGCTTCCTCGCAGCACCACCGCAAGCTACCTCGGCAACCTCctcaacgaagaagaagaagaggcacAAAGAAGACGCGCAAGCAATGGAGAAGACgtaggaagaagaagcaggaagaagaagaagcaggaaGGTGATccgaaagaagaagaagcagaagcGCAAACgtgggagggagagagagaggtttcatttttaaaaaaaaaaattagtgaggagCATTATGGCCTTTTCACAgcaattgttgggtgcaccagcaaaactgctgggtgcacctagcagcacTCCTAACTCGCAGGCTAAGGGTTGATCCACGAGCGGAATAACAAAAGACtatataaacataaaacatgtagaaaactttaaaaatgattgaaaaaaagtttaagaTTAGCGGAAAATATAGCAAATATGTGtgaattattcaaatatttaaaccaTAAGGGAGGATTTAGTGTAAGGGAAATTTTTAGATTCTCAGACATCTAAAGTTTGGAAAAACTTTTAGAATGTTATTTAGAAAGTTGGGAAACATTTTAgctatattttcaataaaattattttgaaagttgGGAGAGGTGACAatctaacttttaaaaaattttaaaaattattttgataaaaacatTATGTTGCTTTATTATTAGATCATTTAATatggtaaataattaaaaattttggtaAAAATATCACTTGTATGTTGGTGCATTGCCTTTGGTTCTATATATAGTGATACAGATGCAGCAAGTAGACACATGCatttttcaaattgaaaaatgatacacatatacacacttCGCATGGAAAcatatagagaaaaataaagaaaagatacGAGTATTGCGCAAACCTAAGAACATCGTTGTAGTTTAAAATTAGACACACACGTGGTCAAGTGCATGCACAGGAATTGATAAGGATGAGTTATTCGGATTTAGTTGATAAAGCTAACTCAGCTAGAAAGTATTGAAAGGCTAGAATTTTTATTAaggtattttataaaaaaatattttaaattaagggtatatatttctattttattattttgtatagtttttattttaaaaatagaaataaactgAATTCATTATATGActttaaattatagaaatatatttagcATTTTTTAGGTACAATAGTACACAGGACctagaaattaatttactatttttattttgcgtTTTACCAACTTATTTAATTAGGCTTACCTTTACGAGTTGCCTGTCACAAGGAGGGTAGCAcaacttattttataataattacacaGAGTTATAAAGTAGAGAAATATTAGTACAGCCATTTTAATACTATAGGGAGGAATATTTTACTTCTTGCGTGGAACGCaaccttgttttttttatttcatcccAAAAAGAAAGAGCAAATGACAACCATATACTTAATGAGCGCAAAAagcaaatgaatatatgatgaatgGGCAAAATTAAACATCTTGATTTGCAAGTGGAACAAATAGTTCTAATGCTTAAGTACATGTTTTTGCCCGGATCTTTGTATGGTTGTTCAAAATAATGGGGAGGCAAGTAATTGTTTGGTCACAAATCACAACATTATGAAAAATCATTGCACAACTTGGATAGCTCATTGTCATGGAAAAACTTCATATAGATTACACCAATCAAAGATTGTATTCCACTTGGTGATATATTAAATGTTTCAGCATTGGCATCAACTGCATGTGTTCCTCAGCATTCCATAAATCACATTTTCTTTATTAGTCCCATAAATCACATAAGTATATATGTAATACTATCAAATATGCATAATTATAATAGTTGATATAGTGCTAATAGGAGTGTGCTTTCACATGATGTTGAATAACTTCATTCTGACTCTGAGCAACtcatcataattcataatgCATGTACTAGTACTGTGTTAAAAATTTTCGTGTAATGGTGGCACTAGCTCGTTTTGCCAGAAATTTCAGTTTCCAATTCTAAATT is a genomic window containing:
- the LOC114368426 gene encoding uncharacterized protein LOC114368426, which codes for MLVDLLMVSPESARAETVQCRGPYVRLQWVRDIYERRCQAGHWTAAARAYLLHFLGCTLFANKSATNVHVVYLEALRDLSMTESRQLGGYITLLQCWIYEHFPSVADSTADQEYDEDSPRACRWIATKKTVKSIRTPAYRERLDRLRIPNVCWIPYGEHREVRDFHVRSCYSGLLRWGLLLFITDQRGSCGSLATRRPFLLLLSIHGSRMMIYTTGKCTTRIISFPQEVCDDIAERLEHHLSLGVVTPGSSTHEVIEECLRLARSVTHDHLVYVRSRRKRRTDQA
- the LOC114368427 gene encoding uncharacterized protein LOC114368427, with amino-acid sequence MVKTRGLGRALGQVTSRGVGRGDRDDSDDAPQCRRPTASARRQRVAVTADHVDELVIPAPDVQDDSMEAPASVEDIPADFPADTGAEPAEDAHEEFSGGPSDPSVLTLYANHVACSVWTGEECPELKLSSHGRKVHSLGRSVSVIEGLVAGTGLSPLIACSVDTGDQGLFSAFVE